From the Telopea speciosissima isolate NSW1024214 ecotype Mountain lineage chromosome 9, Tspe_v1, whole genome shotgun sequence genome, the window CTGTATTCACATGTTCCATGGGGCAAGTAAGCCACATAACATTCCACCCTCGTTAAAAAAGCCAAAGATCTTGTCCTCAAGATCAACCGTAGGAAAAGAAAGTGTACACcaaataaattaaatttaaataattCCACCCGAATCCCAAATCTTGTTGGGGTAATTTTTGAAGACTATACAACACAACTCGCGGTTTTGGATGGAGATCGagcctcttcttcatcttgcaCGGTTGGAAGATCACCTTTTTTTTGCCGTTACACAGAAGATACTCCCGTATAGACTCGAGATGGTCCATTTCCTCCACCGTGCCTAGCTCTGATGCCATTTGTTACATGCAAGATaatctagaaaaataaaataaaaaaaagacaagaaacaataaggagagagagaaaataggaaaaatagaaatagggaagtaaaaaaaagaaataggagagaaaatagcAGGGTTTTACGGACGAAACCGATACTACACAACATCCACCATTCCCACGTACCCATTATAACCAGTCCCACGTACAGACACATAGACTCCTAACTTCCTAACTTCACATAACTACTAAGACCTTACACTACACATGCACTTACACAACTCTGGCATCCAAAAGTTCCATGGGGTAAGTTAGGCACATGACAGgattaacaaaaacaaaaaacaaaaaatgtcaaGCACATAACAGTTTGTATGTTGCCctagcaatttggatcctctagtGTCGAGCTGTCAAGCAGGACTGTGTTGCGTAGGCACAACAAGGcaggaaatgaccaccttacccctacccgagcgcTTTGCCCGattgggggtaaggcgatcatttgTTGTCTTattgtgtctgcgcagcacggtcctgccgggcaactcggcagtagaggatcaagATCCAGCCCAGGCCCAAATTGGCCCAGGAATGGTCAGAGGGGGTAGGTAGAGAGAGTCTTCAAAGGATtgagatcctctattgccgagttGCCCGACAGggccctactgccaagacacagcaaggcggtaaatgaccgccttactcccactcgggcaaggcactcgggtaggggtaaggcgatcattcctcgccttgctgtgtcttggcagtagggtcctgccgggcagcttggcagtagaggatccaaattggtctTAAAATGCCACtttgctggaaaaaaaaaaaaaaaaggcacttgGCTTGTCTCTCCAAGATACCGACCACTCACACTGACCAAGTCCTACTAGGTAAATCATTATAAAAAGTTAAGGGTAAGGGATCCGATAAAGTTATCCTGAGTTTACCCAAAACGGTGTTGCTATATTGTCCTAACTGTTGCGGCTAAGTCCTCCACCACCAGCTTCCCGCGGTGCTCAGCTTCCCATGGTTCTCGGCATCCCACATCCTCCACCACCAGCTTCCCACGGTGCTCAGCTTCCCACGGTGGTCGGTATCCCACATCCTCCACCACCTTCTTGTCCAGCTTATACTTATGCAACGGCACCGAATTGGAgtccaaaaaatacagaaacaaCACCATAACCACGCATGACGCAAACATCGGAATTGCCCCAAAACTCCAAAACATGAAAACCATAGCAAAGTAGATCAACCTCAACCCAACCTGCCAGAAATTGTTAGCCCTAATCATCGATGATTGCACGTACTCGACCGGCACGTCGCTATTCGGCGTACTTATGAAGAAATCAGCTTGAATTAAGTACCTCGCCGACTGAACAAACGCCACAAAGGCCAGCATGAAGGCTAAGAGCATGCTTATGTACATGAGGAAAACTGTGTTGGATTTTATGTCTCCAAGTACGAACACGTTCCTGAAGAGATTGCTAGAGGAGCTACCCACCAAAGCTCCTATGAGAGAGCTCAGCGTAAGGCTCACAGAAGCCAAGAAGGTTGCAAACGATATGTTTGTTGATATCACAGATAGTGCTAAGCTTGTATTACTCGGATTACCCTGCAtatttcaaacttcaaataccTACTAATCAAGATTATGAGGTCATTAATTTCATTAAAAgtgataaataatttaattagggaacaaaaattaaacaaaCCTGCATCATTCTCTCAACCCATGCCATCCTATTGAGGTTCTCATAGCCGATTACTGTTGTTGCAGGACATCTTAGAACTCGGTAGATAAGGTAGAGATGGTAGCTTAACATTATCAAGAGCCCTGCTGGGACTAAGATCAGGTCTAGGTATTCCACCGTAAACTCCATTACCTAATCTGACCTTCTCCGCTTCTTCTGGTTGTTTGTTGCATTAGGAACTTAGAAGATATGAGGTTTT encodes:
- the LOC122638702 gene encoding uncharacterized protein LOC122638702; this encodes MEFTVEYLDLILVPAGLLIMLSYHLYLIYRVLRCPATTVIGYENLNRMAWVERMMQGNPSNTSLALSVISTNISFATFLASVSLTLSSLIGALVGSSSSNLFRNVFVLGDIKSNTVFLMYISMLLAFMLAFVAFVQSARYLIQADFFISTPNSDVPVEYVQSSMIRANNFWQVGLRLIYFAMVFMFWSFGAIPMFASCVVMVLFLYFLDSNSVPLHKYKLDKKVVEDVGYRPPWEAEHRGKLVVEDVGCREPWEAEHRGKLVVEDLAATVRTI